The DNA region CCGGCGCCAGGTGGCCCATCTGGGCCTCGCCGACCTCGCGCGACTTGGGCCAGGTGGAGTCCGAGTGCGGGTAGTCCGTCTCGTACAGGACGTTGCCCACCCCGATCGCGTCGAGGTTGCGCAGCCCGAAGGCGTCGTCGAAGAAGCAGCCGTAGACGTGCCCGGCGAACAGCTCCGACGGCGGGCGCAGCACCTTCTCCGCGACCCCGCCCCAGCCGCGGTTCTCCTCCCACACCACGTCCGCGCGTTCGAGGATGTACGGGATCCAGCCGATCTGGCCCTCCGCGTACATGATCCGCAGGTTCGGGAAGCGCTCGAACTTGCCGCTCATCAGCCAGTCGACCATCGAGAAGCAGCAGTTGGCGAAGGTGATGGTGGAGCCGACCGCCGGCGGCGCGTCGGGCGAGGTGGACGGCATCCGGCTGGACGAGCCGATGTGCATCGCGATGACGGTGCCGGTCTCGTCGCAGGCCCGCAGGAACGGGTCCCAGTGGTCGGTGTGCACCGACGGCAGCCCGAGGTGCGGCGGGATCTCGGAGAAGGCCACCGCCCGCACGCCCCGCGCCGCGTTGCGCCGCACCTCGGCGGCCGCGAGCTCGGGGTCCCACAGCGGGATCAGGGTGAGCGGGATCAGCCGCCCCCGCGCCTCGGGGCCGCACCACTCCTCGACCATCCAGTCGTTGTAGGCGCGGACGCCGAGCAGACCGAGTTCACGATCGGAAGCTTCGGTGAAGGTCTGTCCACAGAATCGGGGGAAGGTCGGGAAGCAGAGCGCGGACTGGACGTGGTTGACGTCCATGTCGGCAAGCCGCTCGGGGACGCTGTACGAACCCGGGCGCATCTGCTCGTAGGTGATGACTTCGAGCCGTATCTCGTCGCGGTCGTAGCCGACGGCGGTGTCGAGCCGGGTGAGCGGGCGGTGCAGGTCCTCGTAGACCCACCAGTCGCCGATGGGGCCTTCGTCCCCTTTGGCGCCCATCACGGGGGCGAACTTTCCGCCCAGAAAGGTCATTTCCTTCAACGGGGCGCGGACGATCCGCGGGCCGGTGTCGCGGTAGCGGGACGGGAGCCGGTCCTGCCAGACGTGCGGGGGCTCCACGGTGTGGTCGTCCACCGAGATGATCTTGGGGAAGCTCTCCATGCGCTTCACGGTAGCGCCGATCTGACGATCCGTCAGTAAACTGGCGGGGACGGAGGCCGCACCACCGGTTCCCGTCGCTCCGGATCGGCCGACCCGATGCTGACGCGCACCCTCCGGACAAGGCAGACTGTCTCGGGCGAAACCAGCGGTACGGGCAGGGGGACATATGGACCGTGAGAACGGGCCGCGCGTTCCGGGACAGCGGACACCGGCCCCGGGTTCGGGCGGCAACGGCGGGAGCGCCGACGCCAGTACGAACATGGGCGCGGGCCCCGCCGGGAGCGGCGCCGCCGGCGCCGGGCTCAGCTTCGGCGTGCTCGGGCCCGTGCGAGCCGCGCGAGGCGGCGAACCGCTGCCCACCGGGTCGCCGCAGCAGCGCGCGCTGCTCGCCGCCCTGCTGCTGCGGGACGGGCGTACCGCCACCTCCGGCGAGCTCATCGACGCCATCTGGGGCGAGGACCCGCCCTCCCAGGCGCTCGCCGCCGTCCGCACGTACGCCTCCCGGCTGCGCAAGGTGCTCGACCCGGGCGTGCTCGTCAGCGAGTCCGGCGGATACGCCATCCGCACCACCTCGCTCGACCTGACCGCCGCCCACGAGCTGGCCGCCGAGGCCGAGAAGCTGCGCGGCGGCGGCCGGCGGCAGGAGGCCCGCGACCGGCTCAACGAGGCGCTCGCGCTGTGGGACGGCGAGGCCCTCGCCTCGGTGCCCGGCCCGTACGCCGAGACCCAGCGGACCCGCCTGGAGGAGTGGCGGCTGCAGCTCCTGGAGAGCCGGCTCGACCTCGACCTGGAGGTCGGCGCGCACGCCGAGGCCGTCTCCGAGCTCACCGCCCTCACCGCCGCGCACCCGCTGCGCGAACGCCTCCGCGAGCTCCTGATGCTCGCGCTCTACCGGTCCGGCCGGCAGGCCGAGGCGCTCGCCGTGTACGCCGACACCCGGCGCCTCCTCGCCGACGAACTGGGCGTCGACCCCACCCCCGAACTCTCCCGCCTCCAGCAACGGATCCTCCAGGCCGACGCCGAACTCGCCCGGCCCGTCGAGGAACCCGCCCCGGCCGCCGCACCCGTCGCCCGCCCCGCCCAACTCCCTGCCACGGTGCCCGACTTCACCGGCCGCGCCGCCTTCGTACGGGAGCTGAGCGACCAGCTCGCCACCGCCGAGGGCTCCGTCATGGCCGTCTCCGCGCTCGCCGGCATCGGCGGCGTCGGCAAGACCACGCTCGCCGTGCACGTCGCCCACGAGGCCCGCCCGCACTTCCCGGACGGACAGCTGTACGTGGACCTGCAGGGCGCGGGCGCGCGGGCGGCGGCGGCGGAGGCGGTGCTCGGCGCGTTCCTGCGGGCGCTCGGCACGCCGGAC from Streptomyces fradiae includes:
- a CDS encoding amidohydrolase family protein; this encodes MESFPKIISVDDHTVEPPHVWQDRLPSRYRDTGPRIVRAPLKEMTFLGGKFAPVMGAKGDEGPIGDWWVYEDLHRPLTRLDTAVGYDRDEIRLEVITYEQMRPGSYSVPERLADMDVNHVQSALCFPTFPRFCGQTFTEASDRELGLLGVRAYNDWMVEEWCGPEARGRLIPLTLIPLWDPELAAAEVRRNAARGVRAVAFSEIPPHLGLPSVHTDHWDPFLRACDETGTVIAMHIGSSSRMPSTSPDAPPAVGSTITFANCCFSMVDWLMSGKFERFPNLRIMYAEGQIGWIPYILERADVVWEENRGWGGVAEKVLRPPSELFAGHVYGCFFDDAFGLRNLDAIGVGNVLYETDYPHSDSTWPKSREVGEAQMGHLAPDVVERIVRGNAIELLGLTEDGLWVP